In the Sulfurovum zhangzhouensis genome, one interval contains:
- a CDS encoding L,D-transpeptidase family protein, producing MQYFLYLMLLPLSLFVFTGCADPDLKKDEYNLQECREELLEATDFKNEGSIDHIIVEKAQRKMYLYKGKEVKGVLPVSLGKNPVGQKQRQGDNRTPEGEFFIHRKLCSPKYYRSLCISYPRPEDIASARKRGVNPGGDITIHAQPKWNADGKQDAYTLSQNWTQGCVAVTNSEMKELWYAVREGVPVTIR from the coding sequence GTGCAATATTTTTTATATTTAATGCTTTTGCCCCTATCACTGTTTGTTTTCACAGGATGTGCCGATCCAGATCTTAAAAAAGATGAGTATAACCTGCAGGAGTGCAGAGAAGAGTTGTTAGAGGCAACAGACTTTAAAAATGAAGGAAGTATAGACCATATCATTGTAGAAAAAGCACAAAGAAAAATGTATCTTTATAAAGGCAAAGAGGTCAAGGGTGTACTTCCTGTATCATTAGGGAAAAATCCTGTAGGGCAGAAGCAGAGGCAAGGAGACAACCGTACGCCTGAAGGTGAATTCTTTATACATAGAAAGCTTTGTTCTCCTAAGTATTATCGTTCACTCTGTATCTCTTATCCAAGACCTGAAGATATTGCAAGTGCTAGGAAAAGAGGTGTAAATCCCGGTGGAGATATTACCATCCATGCACAACCTAAATGGAATGCAGATGGAAAACAAGATGCTTATACCTTGAGTCAGAACTGGACACAGGGCTGTGTTGCTGTTACAAACAGTGAGATGAAAGAACTATGGTATGCCGTGCGTGAAGGCGTGCCGGTAACTATACGGTAG
- the tpx gene encoding thiol peroxidase produces MATVTFKNDIVCNLGGTEVNVGDTAPVVTVTNCNPMLQDETVGGEGKVQLVIAVPSLDTGVCDAETRRFNQEAAGLEGVEVITVSMDLPFAAARWCGAAGIENIKVCSDFRNKDFGNAYGVLLADGPLAGVLARVIFVVGKDGKVAYKQVVPEITQEPNYEEALAAAKAAL; encoded by the coding sequence ATGGCAACAGTAACTTTTAAAAATGATATCGTATGTAACCTTGGTGGTACAGAAGTAAACGTAGGTGATACAGCACCGGTAGTAACAGTAACAAACTGTAACCCAATGCTTCAAGATGAAACAGTAGGTGGAGAAGGAAAAGTTCAACTAGTAATCGCTGTACCTTCACTTGACACTGGTGTATGTGATGCTGAAACTAGAAGATTTAACCAAGAGGCTGCTGGTCTTGAGGGTGTAGAAGTAATCACTGTATCTATGGACCTTCCATTTGCAGCAGCTAGATGGTGTGGTGCAGCTGGAATCGAAAACATTAAAGTATGTTCAGACTTCAGAAACAAAGATTTCGGTAACGCTTATGGTGTTCTTCTTGCAGACGGTCCTCTTGCAGGTGTACTTGCAAGAGTTATCTTTGTAGTTGGTAAAGATGGAAAAGTAGCTTATAAACAAGTAGTTCCAGAAATTACTCAAGAGCCAAACTACGAAGAAGCACTTGCAGCAGCTAAGGCAGCTCTATAA
- a CDS encoding DUF6858 family protein: MKQITVMGKYPVYTIKIEKSETSYQSVDEVFTYLKKQVDAHPIATYIGQFDHYGHTASLQAGEISEDIKDAKNFICCFGKVLPKPEVLAVRPRSIGVAEMKDSFVVSFLEAPNPDANATMEQWVKGIANL; this comes from the coding sequence ATGAAACAGATCACTGTCATGGGAAAATACCCCGTATATACAATCAAAATAGAGAAGAGTGAAACAAGCTATCAAAGTGTAGATGAGGTTTTTACATATCTTAAAAAACAGGTCGATGCACATCCAATTGCTACCTATATCGGTCAATTTGATCATTATGGGCATACTGCTTCTCTTCAAGCAGGGGAGATCTCCGAAGATATCAAAGATGCGAAAAATTTTATCTGTTGTTTTGGCAAAGTATTGCCAAAGCCTGAAGTCTTGGCGGTAAGACCTCGTTCTATCGGTGTAGCAGAGATGAAAGATTCTTTTGTGGTTAGCTTTCTTGAAGCACCTAACCCAGATGCAAATGCGACAATGGAACAATGGGTGAAGGGTATTGCAAATCTATAA